A window of the Lactuca sativa cultivar Salinas chromosome 7, Lsat_Salinas_v11, whole genome shotgun sequence genome harbors these coding sequences:
- the LOC111919115 gene encoding uncharacterized protein LOC111919115: MSAPAPAILQITNDRLGKVDAHVAKSRAFQLTAEEDRAAPDVVIGSFLVNNIHALVLFDSGATRSFVSLVLSNRFVGAPGELDCPLDIDIADDRSVRVARVHRGCILQLFSEQYLVDLVLIPLSRNNVIVGMDWLRPNGVVIECEQRCSSGSQSSVSVGFSWDEGVIYIAAGAVRQGIHSTGKFTMGSTHLICEEEGWGPIICALTTGN; this comes from the exons AtgtcagcacctgctcctgcAATTCTACAGATTACTAACGACCGTCTGGGCAAGGTGGATGCACatgtggcgaagagcagggctttccagttgacagccgaggaggaTCGTGCAGCTCCTGACGTGGTGATAG gatcgttccttgtgaacaatATTCATgcattggtattgtttgattcgggggctacccgatcctttgtgtCGCTTGTGCTTAGCAATAGGTTTGtcggagctccaggggagctggattgtcctttAGATATTGATATTGCAGACGATCGATCTGTCCGGGTAgcgagggttcatcggggttgtATTCTCCAGCTGTTCAGCGAACAATATCTGGTTGATTTGGTTCTCATTCCTTTGTCTAGGAACAatgttattgtgggtatggattggctgagacCCAATGGGGTGGTGATCGAGTGTGAGCAGCG GTGCAGCTCTGGTAGCCAAAGCTCCGTATCGGTTGGCTTCTCCTGGGATGAAGGAGTTAtctacatagctgcaggagctgttagacaagggattcattcgaccgggAAGTttaccatggggagcacccatcttatttgtgaagaagaaggatggggtCCCAtcatatgtgcattgactaccgggaacTGA